DNA sequence from the Pseudophryne corroboree isolate aPseCor3 chromosome 6, aPseCor3.hap2, whole genome shotgun sequence genome:
AGATATTTGATCCCCAAAATACTAGCTGGATATGAGCTTGGCTGGGAGGACTGGGGGTATTTTTTGGGTTTATCATgttttattacatttaaaatatTGGGCTGTAGACTAAGGTCAGTATGACACATTCAATAAGAGTGCATCTCAGCTACATAAGTTCCACCAAACCCAAGAAACCAATTGGCAGTTAGCTTTCATGCCAAGTGCATGTTAGACAATGTTACGAGGTGTCTTATTGGTTGATAAGGGTAAATACTTCTTTGACACCTAAATATTGTTTGGTAATATATTAATTTCTTTAATTCTGATCATGAAATAGAAATGTTATACCTATTTAACATAAGACTCTGTAACTAAAACAACAGAACTTACAATGACAGTCAATTCTAAAAGACTAGTAAAGGTCTAGTAAAGCTAACATTTTTAAGTTGTTGTTCTTTGGTATAACTTTCCCTTAGTAAGCTATAGTAATTATTGATGCATATTCCCCTATCATTATATCTCTTTCCAGGTCTAACAGTTGCAGACTACTCTTCCAGCGTTCCTCTACAGTGGGAGCCCACCAGAGGTCTGGCTTTCCTCCATGACGTAGGATACAGCAACGGGTCACTTCTCTGCAAGACGAGTGGACTATATTTTGTGTACTCCAAGCTGCAACTGGGCTTATCAAATTGCCCCCAAACCTCTGACACTTCAACATTTATTCATGGGGTGTACACGAGAAGTACTGACAAACCACTGATGGAGGACAGGAGAAGGTTCTGTGACACTGAGGGGTCTCCCTTATGGAAGGGAAGCAGCTTTATCGGGGCCGCTTTCATGTTGGAAAAAGGAGATGAAGTCTATGTCAGGATGTCTCACAAAAATCTCATACGCGTCGATAGGGACACTGTGACCTTCTTTGGACTTTTTGGGCTTTAGAGAACTCAAAAGAATtgctttctccagcaactgggtcaCAAAACATGGAAAAGAGTTACTCACCCGTAAAGTAAAATGTCCTCTTGATGagactaaaaaacaaaaaaaaatttttacttaAACTTTAAAATCAGATTTCCTCAAGCGAGCAAGACCTTGCATCTTCCATCGTTCGGCGAGTCTGCTCTGCGTCATTGGAGGATATGTTTAGACAGAAGCAATGAAATTAATTTTACTTTTTTGGGGCCATTGTTTTGTTAAATCCATCTGATATTTTTGCCGGTATGTACCCCGTCTTTGCCCTGCCTCTTTTTATAAAAGATTTCAGAAATTGGATATTCAAGATGCTCTTTGATAACAAAGCGTTGATAATAaatatgttgtgtttttttttacgtTCTAGAGGTAACTTATGACATTGGGACTTTATTTATTATGAGATGCAGTTAGTTTATCAACAGTCCCTAAATGTagcattttattcacattacagagtaGCCGCATACAAAGTCGCTTATTGTGTCTGATTCATGTCCGGCTGTTGTATCGGCGCATGCTGCAAAGTAACGATGTTCGGTAATTAGTGCATGTGCTGGACCCATACTGATCATGTGCAATATGGGTCTGCAACGTGACGTCGGACGTGGATCGTCAGCAAACTGACAGTGATTGACAGTTTGATGCCATTTGGAGGCGTCGCTGGCCTCTGTTCCtcaaaatggaggcgtgtcaccACCACCATTGCGGGGGAGGGACGAGGCCAGAATCTACGTCcagggatggagatttcctggcctctttgtgttGCTGTGGTGGCTATCCCAATGGGTCATGCGGCCATCTGATGAGTCGCAGATGAGCCGTTTCTGTGTCCCAGGATGCAGTTCGGATCAGTAATGTAGCAGCATGTgtggcgccccctgctgcattaccatattagtgcggtCGCTGCTCCTTCCATGTAAGTAACAGCATGGAGTGttcctccaaccacacctgaattaggcccaaagtgtactGGGTGCTATGGATTAGTACTTTTTGTGACAGAGGAATTAGTATAAAGTCGCAGACTGAGTACAGTAATACATGGCGCAATGTAGCTTCACATTTTTTCTCAGGTTAGCCTCCAGGCagcacacagcggcggcgcactGTCAGCGCCAGTGTCCAGGCTACCCGTGCATTGTAATTAAAAAAATGTGATGAGATGCATGACGCGGCTTAGTCGTAAAGTCCGTGGCTCGCCAAATGCGAACTGAGGACCCTTATGTGACCCTGGGGAAACCATGTTACCGTGGTTGACGCCTTTACAAAAAACAACTGggacagcacggacggtgtaatggttagctttgttgcctcacagcactgaggtcatgagtttgattcccaccactgtgtggagtttgtatattctccccgtgcttgcgtaggtttcctccaggtactccagtttcctcccataatccaaaaatatactggaaggttaattaATCCTAATGTGTATGAGTATGCGTATAtgtgtaatatagattgtaagctccactggggcagggaccgatgtgaatggccagataCGGTAATATATGTAAAGCGCTGCTGAATGTGTGCGCACTATATAAAGAACTGGTAATAAGTAAATAACTGTGTGATTGTTTGAATAAACACTTTTTTCTTCACCAAAACTAGAGTGTGGTCATCCTTACCTTAAATGGGGGTAAGTGCTTGTATGACTTATATTGCGGCTCTTGCTCTgctatactgtgtatatgtgaTAGCCCCAGGCTCTGAGAGGGCGAGAGTGGGTACTGATTACACGGGCCTGTTGAGGAGCCCTTCGGGGGGCCTGGCCCAGCTGCTAAGGGCAGGCAAAAATTCCCCTTTGCAGTTCACAATATGAGGCATCAcgcatagtattattattattattattattatcctttatttatatggcgccataagggttctgcagcgcccaattacagagtacatatgcacataatcaaaacagaaaaacaatgacttacagttgaagacaatataggacaagtacagggtaactaagcataactacacctgtaaacgacatagagataagttccaaggtggccaaaaaactaaagtaagacaaaggataagcacatgagggaagagggccctactcgtgagagcttacattctgaggggaggggtagacagacatgggtgacacagatggggtacatagagagtgtggaacagagggttaggatgagatttggctgggtttggtaaagaagtgggtcttaagagcccgtttgaagttttgtagagaggtggagagtctgagggggagaggtaaagaattccagagaaagggatagTAATGTAGCttggtttttttttaaagagggcACAGCCACGCCTCCTAGATTTGTCCACACCCCCCTCAGCAGCTAAACCTCGTGGATGTGCAAATGGTCATGCCTGCAAACATACAAACtttaggtatccggactccaggtcgacaacaaaaaggtcaacacaccttaggtcgacgccaattggttgacacaccttaggtcgacatgggcaaaaggtcgacatggacaaaatgtcgacaggaacaaggtcgacatggaaaaaggtcgacatgagttttttatgttttttttcttttttcgaaccttttcatacttaacgatccacgtggactacgattggaacggtaatctgtgccgagcggagcggagcgaaggcaccatgcccgaagcatggcgagcgaagcgagccatgcgaggggacgcgatgcactaattggggttcccggtcactctacaaagaaaacgacaccaaaaaaacataaaaaactcatgtcgacctttttccatgtcgaccttgttcctgacgacattttgtccatgtcgaccttttgtccatgtcgacctaaggtgtgtcgaccaattggcgtcaacctaaggtgtgtcaacctttttgttgtcgaccctgagtcccagaccccaaaCTTTATCTGAATGCAGAAAGCCTTGGTCCTATCCCTGGCAAATTAAATAGCTACATAATGTGATTTATACAGAGGGGAAACAAAAGCTAGACATTAGTATAACTATTGCTGGAAGGGTGACTGACTTATGAATCATAATTGGGCCAAAGAGtagtgaacctcccccccccctcttcctttcTCTATTCTATGTAAAACTCATTTGTCTATTACCGCAAAGCAAGTAAAAGTTAACTATAGAACTGAAAAAGCCACAAGAGAAGAGCAAGCAGCAGGCCAGCCCTTCCTACTACAGCTAGACCCAGACGCTGCATCCTTTTGTGGCTGCACTTAGCTCAATGTTCTGCAAATGTGCCTGCTTCATCTAAACAATGCACTGTCAGCCATCACACAGGCAGGAAGCTGTGACAATAGCTAAACTAGAGATCACTTGTATATAAAAGACAAATGAATAACGGTGTTATATATGCATACTAAACTTCCCACGGGCTGTTAGAAATTAGGGGTCTGCTTACCAATGGCAGGAAATGGGAGTATTTGTAGGATTAAAGGTTCTGTCTGTTTACCAAAGTCCCCTATTTGTAAAAAGACTATTTAACAattaatatttgcaggatatctcCTAAACAGACACATTTTCAAGGGGTACCCACAATTGTTATCAGCGGCACCGACAGCTGGGCCGGGCCCAGGCACTCAGAGGAGgcatggccaatgcagggaggtgtggccagaaaCGTTTCTGTACCGGGTGATCAGCATGATTAGCAGGGGGTGGTGGGGACGGCTGCTAGAGGGGGGTGGGGCTGCAGGGGCGATCGCTCACCTCCCTGCCCATCACACTGGAGAAGGGGGGCAgcgggcccctccaacaggcccgaGTAAAGGGTACCCGCCTCCACCCCTCCCGGCGCCTCTAATTGTTATGCATCCCTTGGTCCATTTGCTGCGGTCCCCTGTTATCCGGCCCCTCCATTTTAGACTACAAAAGCAGTCCCCATATAAACCTACGGGGGCTGCTTTCTTACTGAATTTCTTGCTTGGTCCGTGCCAGCCAacgccatctgtagatggcattagccattgtaaaCTATAGGCTAGTGATTGCAGAAAGCACCATTTGCACATGTGTAGACAGCAAAACGCACGTGCGCAGTAGTGAGGCAGCCCCCAGGAAGTGAattgcaatcactttacttttacacaaTGGAGGGACTCTCCTCCTCcatggcgccattttcccagtgacattCGACGAGTTGGCACATGTGCACAAGAGAGCATGGTTCTGGTACGGTGCCAGAGCCTTTGCAATCACAGCACAATTCCATCTTCCTGAAGATGCCATGGGCAGGTGCCACAGCAGCGGGGAAGGGACTCTGGATGCAAGATGTGCAGTGTGGGTCCTCCCCTAGACTCTGGGGCCATTGGTGGGCTGCGTCCTTTTGACGTCAGGATCAGTCATCAAAATTCCTACCTGTGTTTAAGCAACAGTTGTCCTTTAAGAAGACTACAGATTGTAGACACACAGGATCCGGTCTTTATGTCAACAGCACTTAGGTCTATACTCATTAGGTCGgcccctattggtcgacatggcaaaggtcaacgctttaaaaggttgacatgagatttCACTTTTTTCccctcattttttgaactttttcatactttacgatccacatggactatggttgggaatagtaacctgtgccgagtgcagcggtagcggaacgagtggacacggtgcagtaattggggttctcggtcacattatgaagaaaacggcaccaaaaagaaataaaacactcatgttgacctttttccatgtcaacatattccatgtcgacctaatgacagtgtcgacctatttcatgtgttgCCCTAGTcattgtcgaccctatgatccacacccagatACACACAGAGGAATGAGTGGCATGCTCCCAACATGGGAGGTCTTCAACGTGGTGACACGTCCTCGGCTCACTGGTGGCATAGCCAAGCCACGGGAAGaaaatggcaatggcactggtgattGTTTTCTTCGTTTTTATAAATGATACATTTTGGATCTGGTATTGATATCTTCAGATTGTGATAAAAGAAGAGGGTGGTGGTACAAGTATTGCTAAGAAACTTGCTAAGTAGGCTTCCAAATGTGAAGGCAAGAGAAAGCTGGTGAATTCTATCCAGCTATAGCAGGGTCACAAGGAcaaattaaggtctgtgggggcccctgggcaacaaacttgggggggggggggggcatgccgtCAGCCTAAAGCTGCACCACAGGGGCTATAGGGGTCCAGGAAACCCAGACAcgttaccaccaccaccaccactggtcAGCCTGCGCCCACTGAGGTCTCTGGAGCAATAAGTAAAATGGTGCCTCACACAGCTCCATTACGTCAGTATCCCAGCCAGGACattactagaactttgtgggccccacagcaaaatcttgaaagggcccaCTCCCATAGGAACCAAGAGGAGAAAAAAAAGTCCACACATTTGCCAATACTGTACATGAAAAAAACACATTGACCCCAAGGATCAACACCTTGGCACATATCTGAATACCAGTTATTTAGTCAGCCAGCTGCAGTGTTCCTCACAGAGTAGGGggaatggttctaaattgcacatcCTCCAGTAAtaaaaggtgctatgctgctgagaataaagaaGTATACGCAGACAAAGCAGTATACacagatgcactaaacgatcatttcaatataataaaatataatatatcataagaggttgttggtatatcgttAGTCAATGATCccggcctgcccaccaatcgtccaggtcacctcttgtcgaggaggtccctaacactatggggcattggatgtagttcaaatagcataccccacttattccaaatcgcatagcacagaTTGTATAAGCTCAAATGGGTGTAATATGGTATGACAGCAACTGTGTGTGGGCtccattactctctctgcacatgttacatctgcccccacctgcagtgcagcatggttttgcccaattgctaacttttttggtttgctgacaactCTGAGTAACCCCCATAGTGCACAGGTACGGAGACTGCAgacccaggggcattttaagagaggagggggctcgtgtGCAGACTCCGGTTGGCCCCTCTCTTCTCCACAGTCctgtaggctctggcattgtgcaggagtctactgcacatgtgcaggttttCGGAAACATGGTCCGCAGACAAATTTCGAACTGCACGTGTGCGGCTGCatttctcttccgtcctagaggatgctggggactctgaaaggaccatggggtatagatgggctccgcaggagatagggcacctaaacagaactttgactatgggtgtgcactggctcctccctctatgcccctcctccagacctcagttagatcttgtgcccagaggagaatgggtgcactgcagagagctctccagagttttctgttgaaaaataattttgttaggttttttattttcagggagtcctgttggcaacaggctccctgcatcgtgggaccgaggagagagaagcagagctggcttgtcaagttgggcactgcttcttaggctactggacaccattagcttcagagggagttggaacacaggtctcacctggggttcgtcccggagccgcaccgccgtcctcctcacagatgccgaagatagaagccggatgagaaggcagaagacatcttaggcggcagaagacatcagatcttcatgaggtaaggcgcgcagcggtaagctgcgcgccattgctcccagtcacacacacagagcagcactgaagggtgcagggtgcagggggggcggggggcgccctgggcagcaatattcctcacttttgggcaaattcagatagattaggctgcggaggcagtaaatctaagatcccccgccattttaatagaaaagtcactgggaccgaagcctgctgtcgggtgggcggggcttgatcctcagcactaaccagcgccattttctccacagaagctgcatgcatgaacgctggctccctggtctctcccctgctgaacttcacaggctggaaaaaagaggaggggggctcattagcgacgcagtgagtgggaattggtatattatatacaaaaaagcgctatctggttatattttttccagtgtttttaagcgctggtgtgtgctggcatactctctctctgtctctcctaagggcctggttggggttttgtccccttataggttaatccctgtgtgtgtgtggggtgtcggtacatgtgtgtcgacatgtttgaggcggaaggcttctccaaggaggaggtggagcaaaagagtggtgtgtccccgtcggttgtgccgactccggattggatggacatgtggcatatgttgagtgCAAGTGTgggatctttacataaaaggcttaataaggctgaattaggggggacatcagggggtcaatcctcggattggaccgactaacagggcccgtcggggtctcaaaagcgtcccttaacacaagacactactaccgacacggattctgactccagtgtcgactacgacgaagtataattgcaccctagggtgaccaaaaccattcagtgtatgattgtggcaataagggatgtgttacatattgaggatgaaccctcggtccccgacaaaagggtacacatgttta
Encoded proteins:
- the LOC134936117 gene encoding tumor necrosis factor ligand superfamily member 6-like encodes the protein MDRYGGSPVSVFTVETQDHQSPHCPPPIRKRASRGRTLIQLVLVALTLLALCGAASQIYYLRRMQSNLDAAQEMINTHFHEQKMILKPDGRPIPSAHVTGLTVADYSSSVPLQWEPTRGLAFLHDVGYSNGSLLCKTSGLYFVYSKLQLGLSNCPQTSDTSTFIHGVYTRSTDKPLMEDRRRFCDTEGSPLWKGSSFIGAAFMLEKGDEVYVRMSHKNLIRVDRDTVTFFGLFGL